AGGCTAATATTGTTTCcaatacaattgtttacagatgggctatttgatatttcttcatGTATATTACACATATTAAACAGGGAACAAATTATAGCGTGTACTAGAATTATTGATAAAGTGCAATGCATGCCTGTTGCAGTATTGTATTCATAGTTGCAGCTGTAATTTAACTTATACAGCTATAGATATGCTGTAGCTGTACTCTCGAATACAGCTGTAGCTTTAAATTAACAGCTGTAGCTAGCATTGCTGTTCTCGATAATACACTTCTGAGCCAGCCAAATGGGACGCTGCTGTTATGAGCTGTTTCTTGGTAGCGTTACGAATGTTTCGTTGTGCCATCGTGGCATTCTTGCAAAACAGCAATTTTAATGACATATGAAAAACGCGACGTCAATTTTGAATAGGTttcaatgttgtaccatggagGATCAAATGATCAAAATAGAACAGCcgacattatattttattgttttcataaagaaagtcatgtgatatgcaaatttcgtagtGACCTTGTGCGCGTCAAATTTTAGACATAACTCGGGTTTTAAGGCCTCTTTGTTATTGCGCtgaatgcatttgttttcaagCTGAggattaaaatgtcaaaaaggttaagaTAAGTCGTTTGGCTGTATTAACATTTCTATAGGTTAATATTACTAAAAGATACTGGGGCAGGGACCTTAAACATAAAGTTTATTTGTGGCTAATTATAGATAAATAAATTACTGTTCCTATTTATATTTTGGCTAAAGCAGTTTTAACATCTTGAAGTTGTAATTTGGCTCAgaaatttataatatgttatttctttaatttttattataaattgaacATATCCAAATTGACTTAAGATGCTCCTGTAATATGGCCCTTGTTGTACTTCTAACATTCCCCATCAATAAAATACAGCTTGTGTATTAAGGTCATTTTATTTCTGCTGATTGTACACAATCataagaattttatttaaatatcattacttcttatttttgttaagaaatacCATTTAACCTATTTTTATAATCATACCCCATTATAAGCTTAAAGCGCATAGAATTTCCCTTTGTCGATCAAAAGCTTGTGTCACACTTAACTTATAACTAAACACATTAAACCagaagttttgtttttgtaaaagtgTTAGTAGTACAGCAAGTAGGCTTTTAATGTCTCAATGTGGCAGTAGTATCTgatcgtctgtccgtccattTGTCTATCCccacggtttccgatcaatatctgACGAACACTTAATCTTAATCTTggaggcaggttggtcatggcCAGCAGATAAAGCCTTTAGATGTGGAattcagttggtcaaaggtcaatgtcgtgGTGACCTTAAAATTAACTTCAGCTGAATATCGTATTCCgatgaatgtattaaaaacacTTAGGCTCAGGGATCTTAAACTGTCTGTGTATGTAGGTCATGACCATACTATGCACTCTATTGGTTCGAGGTAagtgggccaaaggtcaaggatTTGGTGACCTTCAGTTGAAAATCGGTTTATATTCAAGAAGAACGTTTAGGTACAGGCACCTTAAACTTGGTAGTATGATTGGTCATGACAGCAGATAAAGCATACATTGTGAGGTAAGTGGATCAAAGATCAAGTTGGTGGCgaccttaagctgaaaatcGGTTTCGAATCAATATCTAAATTTCTCTATGATACCTGGACCTCAAAAATTGTATGCAGATTAATAAGCAAATGAACCCGTTTGCTTTtgaggtcactaggtcaaggtcgttgtgaccATAAGTTGAAAAAAGGCAGTTTCCTATCGATCATTGGAAACGCTTTGACCTCTTACATGGTAGCGGTCTCCTTAACTTGAATAGTACCCTTTCTATTTTGACGTCGTCAGTTCGTTAAAgttcaaggtcgtggtgaccttgatATGAAAATCCGATTTCgttcaaatacttaaaaatgcttgaacctcaaacttggtatgctggAAAACTGCATTTGCTTCATTTTCCAAAAACACTCGCGCCGTCTTtaatgctttgcatcaaaatcaGTCTTGTTAATAGTTTCTAAAGTGCAAGATATGTTTGCTTTTATACAGGAAAGGTGATATGATATTTTAGTCTTTAGTTTGACATGCCTTAAATGTTTGGTTTACGTAGTGGGAAGAAGATAATCggtcatatatataaatcatacaaCTCGTGTGCAAGTCGGGAgataattttgtcattttcaacgACCAACAAGGCATACAATTCAAGATCAGGCATGCCCAATAATTGtcatttttctcaaaataagTATGAACAAATAAGTCCgatatgaatatttcatttatgtggATAGATAGTAGAATAACATTTGTTATTCTTCTTAAGACATGTAAGTATGAATAACAATTCAAGTTTCCcagttttaaatgcatttctaaGAGACATGATAATGTACGTGTATTGCTTAGTTACTCATTGGTACATAAGCATATTCGAAATGTTCATAGCATTCAAACTGAAAAAGGTTATACGAAGAATGTAGAAATGTCCTATTATAGCTTGACAATGTTTAGGTCGAACTCTGAACAGCTGTCGATAGAAGGAACATTGTTTGAATCGCATGACATTTTAAAGGGAGCGGAGAAACTACGATGAggttttcatatctttttaaagtgacactcttattcaaaatcaatacatacacatgtataacagatatacattttgactgataaacctttaagtacttacttaataatgcatttatggaataaatgattactgataacaagattgtaatcgtgtattaatagcagaaagcacaacaatattaaatgattggtgaatgctaaaagatttactgtggtctactttagactcataaggtagaaataccgtattttatgcgtatgtccttcaaattaaatcggtattcttcataagaaccactgtttttgacatttattcatctatattttgaacactaaaacaatattattaattttgattgtggtaaatcttatttgggagtaagagtgaatttttaaaagttataatgTGGCGCAGCGACAATGACAATTAACTGGAAGTGGAGAATGCAAAGATGgtattttccattaaataacTAAACGCTGTCTCCTTCTAGTGGCAACCTTGTTGTCTGGCTTGTAAAACTATTCAAAGGTTATTAATACCAATTACACTCCTACAACttacaattacaaataaaaaaatccaagatAAAGTTACTGGCTACATACCATCGTCAAAGAATTTGCACAAAACACTACTTGACGAGGAAATTAGACAACGACAATGTGCAAGTACGAAAAACAGGGCTTTTTATTCAATTTGCCTTTTAATTCAACTGTGAATTAATTTCACAAGGCACAGGTTTGGTATcttaaattatctttttataataCTAAGTCCTACGATATCCTTCCATCGCCATCCAAATCGATATCAGCAAGCTTacgaacacaaaaaaaacaagcacattgaGCGCATATTCCAAGATCATTTGAATCTGACATGGACTCTGTCTGCGGCTGAGggcattgaatttatttaattaatttcaagaCAGAGTTTTGAATTGTCAACGATGGTCTAGAAATTGTGTCGCAGTAGTTTTTCCATGGTATGGAATTTTCTTTAAGATTAttttcaatacacaaaagtTTTGCTAACTTCATTCTTTTCTTTCCAAACTCTTCTTCTGTGACAACTCCGGTTTCAACACGATCGAACTTGGAAAATAACGTGAACACGGTTGTTGAATCTATCAAAAAAAAAAGTCCACTCACAATTGCAATACATTTCAGGGCCAGTATACCACTAACGTACGAAGTCAGAATTTCAGACATACAACTAAAATATGTTTCCTAATAAGTTTCCTATAAATTGGCTCTAAATCTTCTAAACCATTGCTGATGAAAACAATGCTGTAAATGCTAAAGTTAACAAGTTTAACTATAATCAGCAGATActttatcaaaaaatattttacaaaataatggttGCTACGTTAAAAACAGACTCAAGACAGTGAATTTAAGTCCAGTATTCGATTTGCATTCTAAATGACGCACAATTTGTGAGATAAATGCAACATTCATTTGACCTGCTGATCTAAGGattaatacattgtatttatacAATCAATACCTTAATACCATTAATAATGAACTTTATAACATCTTACAAATTCCGTTTTGACTGTAGTAATccatatataaactatatttacatatatatttgaagattatttacatttcatttgtcCATATGTGTTCGTTTCCTTTAGCACTTCATTCAGCATCTCAAGCAATTGCTCTGGAATCCTAACGTTTGTTGGCTGGACAAATATGATCTTTGTTACCATCCAATCTCGATTAGGCTTCCCTTTTCCCCTCAAGGTATCGCTAATTTTTGTATCAGGTGGAATCTTTCCTGGAAACAATTTCCCTTGTGCTTTCAAAAACTAATTAATATAGAATTCgaaaattatataatgatatcatttccttttttattagatatatttgtttttgcttcaTTTCGCCAAAACATCACTCTAGCTTAAGTGTTACATCATATTAATATAGGATTGGGGACTTGGTACTTGTTCCATCAAACAATATTTCCATTCAGGCTGATGCTACTAGGCCTGTCTGcgtaattttcattgtttcattgaATCAATGCGCATTAACGTTAGTtgcattttcaaattattttacattaacgaaAACAAATCAACCACATTTTACACATtgtcaaaataaagataaatttaaTGCTTATAATTATCGGTAATGTTGCATATGCTATATATCAAAACACATAAAAAGGATTCCTTTACAAGACAATCGTTCCAATATGgtatataaatgactttttaaaattagaaatgaaatgtaataacACAAACAGGATGAAGATGAACAGGAAATATTAAGTGATGTTTTGCAGATAACGAATGAAATGCAgtcgatatttatttttaattgtaccTTCCAATGTAAGTCGCAAAATTTCTTTTGAGTCTTCATCATTTACATCACCCTTTCCAGCACAGTCAATGATGTTTGGAAGCTTGTTAACGATTGGGCCAATTTTTTGCCGAAGATCTGTGTCAACAATGTTAGCCTTGACGATGCCAAAATGTTTGTACCTTTTAGATAAAAgcataatattaaaacacttgGAATGCTAATCacaacactgaaaacaaaaaatagaacACTGAAAGCATcactacatttatttattttgaatacatagTATCAAGCGTTAAGTATAGCATACTGATTTTACCTAACCACACATACTCAAACTTTGAATTAAAACTGATTCAAAAGGGGTTGAACATATAAATGCCATTGAAattgtcctttccgataactTGGTTACTTCCCCTGATTTCTAAGGGAGGCTACTCCATTTCCTACTTCCGGGGAATACATTTTGCAAGATGGCCGACGTAGACAATGAGATCACTGGGGCGTGTATGAATAACAATGAGTTGACACCATTTAAGGTCGTCGATTTGAAAAGATACCTTGCGAACCGGAAATTGAATGTATCAGGTCTTAAATGCGAATTGATTGAGAGGATAAAAGGCGCATATAGACTTTCTATAACTGACAAACGCGTGCTGGAGGAGAGAGATCGGGAAGAAAGAGAGAGAAGAGCAACCGAACGCTTTATCCTCCCATGTGGCGAGGGTCTTCCACCGCCATCAACACTGAAGGCATGGAAGTCCACTATTGATCTGTTTCCTGCTGTAGAGGAAAAGGATATATACAACTACATTGTACTGAAAAGAGACTCGAAACGTCAATTGAAGGCGAGGACTTATTATGTGGACGGACATGTACAGAAAGTTGAGGTATGTCAAATAGTGAGTTTATAATAAGTCTGAGGCTGTTTTTTCTGCCATGTTTACTTCATCTAGTTATATAATTAGCTCAAGGGGACTATTTTGACttggacataaaaataatttggtgtgAAAAATGtactcaacatttttatgtaggcGGGGCTAGCCACAATTAAGGGGGGTGTGGTGGATGCAAGCACATGTATGTGTCGAACCACACTGACTATAtacttatcttaattttaaaaaaaataatgtattttgtacaattttcatatgttctatgatgtatgttgtttatttattgtcatttaaattaaaatattatttataatttattcttcaGGTCCATCTCATAAGCGAAGAGTGCAGCCACTGTTATGTTCAAGCTTCCGTGCTGCCATCATTTCCAACTGCAGACAAAAGAAAGTCACCAGAGTACCAACCCTGGATCCTTCTGTCGAAAGTGACTGGCTGCATACACTCCGCGTTCTGCAACTGTCCAGCTGGGTAAGTTGAATTAATTTGTGATAAATCAAAGTCTCTGATCTGCATTGATGAAAGGTGTCAAACCCACACACGCTAGGCTATTTTGTCAgtattatcaaatacttaaacttgGGGCATTCTTCAAACTATTTCATATCttcttatcaaacttggtacacttgttacaagagacaaaaaagcacatgttataactgtcataattttggctttcatgGTTAGCtgagttttgctatttttttctgaatgaaagAACAGGCGAGCTTATGTATTGATTCAATGAACTCCCTTCACCGTGTTGGTGTTTACTTATGgcactgtttgtgttttgtatgttcatGGCCTACCAGGAAATACTAAGTGTAAAATACTGTGTATTCACctccattttcaaactttaatgttttggaatatacatgtaagtataacaagtaaaaaggcacacatgtaaatgaatttttttattttcatctagtGAAGGTGAATGCTGCAACCATATTGGTGCCCTGCTGTATGGACTTGAAGACCTGACGCGTAAAAAAACCCTTGCTCCAACATCCAAACCCTGTGCCTGGAACAACTTCAGCATGCTGTCTGCACCACGGAAACGTAAGCTGTCGCCTAGGAAATCTGAAGATCTTATGTTCTCAAAGAAGAAACTGTACAACGTGTCAGTACGTAaagtttctgtaaacaaaaaccATGAACTGAACTCTATCAATGGATGCACTGTTAACATTGACAGATTTAGGCAGAAACTGGTTGGTTCGAAGTTGAATGTAGGCTggttaaaaaactttgaaattgaaacaactgaaaatgaaccagatCTCCCTGTGTTACATTCTGTGCCATTCAACTACCATGATAGTGTAAACTTGAGGGACAGTTCTAGTAAGACAGTGTTTTTGGATCATTTTGACTCTTTGAAGCAAAGCGCTGAAGAAATTCAATTAACTGAAATCTTAACAAGGGGCCAAAAAAGTGGGAAATGGCAAGAGGCCAGAAAAGAACGCCTAACAGCTTCAAACTTTGGCAGCATCTGTCGTAGGAAAGAATCAACTGAACCTGACGGACTCCTGCGGCAGATGTTGTATTCCAATTTCACAAGCAAGTACACAGAATATGGAATTAAACATGAGAAGGCTGCAAAGAGAATGTATGCGAAAGCAATGCAAACTGACCACAAAGGACTAGCAGTTAAAgacagtggtctagttgtatgtGCCGACAGACCCTACCTTGGTGCCAGTCCAGATGGGCTTGTGTTCTGTTCACATTGTACAGAAAGTGTTGGTCTGGTTGAGATTAAGTGTCCTGCCTCTAAGAAATGGAGGATGCAAACGCCTGAGGAATGCTGTgaagacaatgattttttttgtcagttagaGAATGGCAAGGTGTTACTCAaggaaacacacaaatattactaCCAGGTCCAAGGGCAGATGGGAATCACCGGGAGGAAATGGTGTGATTTTGTAGTTTGGACATGTGTAGGTCTTTCTATACAGAGAATTGCATTTTGTGAatcattttggctgaaaatgttgtgtcAACTTGACAGATTTTGCCTTGAATCATACATTCCTGAACTGTACGCACAACGTGTTAAAAGGGGAATGAGTCTGTTCAATTGATTTGTACATCGTCtagttatgtgttgtttatacatgtacatttgaatgatcaataatggcaatttatgtgaatatcttgtttgctttcagttattttcataactatattcaaaatgaaactccaaaatgactgtattgttactataatttgaaaccatgaataaaaaagttgtaaatctaaattttgggcagtattttgaaagtatgtgtacttttgtcaacatattgtGATTATGCGATGCTGTAAatctactttaattatttccttgttttatgtttgacctTTTCTACTTTTCCTTTCCATTTATCTAGTTTTCAGGGATGTATTTCTGAGCTTAATAAATGGACATATGTTTAACCTTTCAAGtgtgttattattgcattttgtgtgCAGGATAGTGATAGCGTTTATATTGCCATTGTTTAAAGAAGTAGCTGAGTTTTACTCTAAAACAATTGAAGatgttcaattgaatattgGTTTGCATGTAGCTACTGCACGGCCCATAACTCAAGACTGTCGAGTTGTTCTCCTTTTCTGACttgctaattaaaaacaacaaatgagtgttactttcttatgtttgcAGGGTGCAaaacttaaaggggctatacaccgtgtgatgaaatatcgaaaaaaaaaagaaacttgtcaaaaactgacataaacttggtatcaatgtgtacaatgcattgaaactaactaactgaagtaccacataccgtagtatacaattaatttattttcgcattatttttttccatatttctccattaatttttttttactgggtatgtatacctagtagaattcattcttatgcgtgatttgctAGTTGATGATATCATGGGATATAACCAAGTAAGGTATATTAGCTTAAGCATTCATATGGTTTCggataagccttcgtagcaaagtggatacaacactggacagcTATTTTGGTGACACTAGTTCAATCCATAgctcaattttcttttacattttggtatttctttaccattatcatatcagaagagtaaaacattttattaaataatttgtcctgagatttgttacagaaaaaaactttattggtgccaatctggtgtacagtccctttaaacattggGACATATTTAGCATGGGGctagtttttttaatctaatgtatcttaaagttaacatttgtcGGGCATTTCAGTTTGATCTATGGCACTCTTGCCTATTCTTATTTCCACTTAGTTCAATTATGAAACTGATATGAAAATGGTTCATACTGAAAAATCCTTTAAGCAATTCAATACTAATGATTTGAAGTACGTGGTAGATCAATTACAcatggcaaataaaaaaaaactcatttcagAGCCAAACTTAATAAGTGATCTTTGACTTTTATTcttagaaatgttacaaataataaaaccacaaaatacaaagcagatgtttcacaaacaaaaaattatatcaataaattgatcagttaatgcatacatgtttcaaatcaaatcttGAAATCCATTCACATGAGCATATTTCCttatccatttttgtcaaacctgaatcaaatgtgtaatctcatatgttatcatataacttgctcgaaaaaatgattttaaaacaaaattgtaatttcattgttCTAGTTAGAAGTATACAAGTTTTTATCCCTAAATCTAATGCTTGATATATACAAACGCTTTCATTGACACATGAGTTATTATTGAACAAGTGGTGGCCATAGATTtgtcaaatatgtgcatattt
The Mya arenaria isolate MELC-2E11 chromosome 12, ASM2691426v1 DNA segment above includes these coding regions:
- the LOC128211674 gene encoding uncharacterized protein LOC128211674 gives rise to the protein MADVDNEITGACMNNNELTPFKVVDLKRYLANRKLNVSGLKCELIERIKGAYRLSITDKRVLEERDREERERRATERFILPCGEGLPPPSTLKAWKSTIDLFPAVEEKDIYNYIVLKRDSKRQLKARTYYVDGHVQKVEVHLISEECSHCYVQASVLPSFPTADKRKSPEYQPWILLSKVTGCIHSAFCNCPAGEGECCNHIGALLYGLEDLTRKKTLAPTSKPCAWNNFSMLSAPRKRKLSPRKSEDLMFSKKKLYNVSVRKVSVNKNHELNSINGCTVNIDRFRQKLVGSKLNVGWLKNFEIETTENEPDLPVLHSVPFNYHDSVNLRDSSSKTVFLDHFDSLKQSAEEIQLTEILTRGQKSGKWQEARKERLTASNFGSICRRKESTEPDGLLRQMLYSNFTSKYTEYGIKHEKAAKRMYAKAMQTDHKGLAVKDSGLVVCADRPYLGASPDGLVFCSHCTESVGLVEIKCPASKKWRMQTPEECCEDNDFFCQLENGKVLLKETHKYYYQVQGQMGITGRKWCDFVVWTCVGLSIQRIAFCESFWLKMLCQLDRFCLESYIPELYAQRVKRGMSLFN